One part of the Glycine soja cultivar W05 chromosome 11, ASM419377v2, whole genome shotgun sequence genome encodes these proteins:
- the LOC114376820 gene encoding uncharacterized protein LOC114376820 encodes MGDIVKQILAKPIQLADQVTKAADEASSFKQECGELKAKTEKLAALLRQAARASSDLYERPTRRIIDETEHVLDKALALALKCRGNALMKRVFTLNPGAAFRKVSLLLENSIGDVSWLLRVSAGDGGGDYIGGLPPIATNEPILCFIWEQIAVLHTGTLEDRSDAAAQLVSLASNSDRYGKLIIEEGGVGPLLKLLKEGKAEGQEHAARAIGLLGRDPESVDNMIHVGACSVFAKILKESPMKVQAVVAWAVSELAANYPKCQDLFAQHNIIRLLVGHLAFETVEEHSKYTIVSTKPTSIHAVVIANNNVKKEDHFHDNEKKARMPHPLGDNRPRNLHRVITSTIAMHAATKQGNEPNHNHQTNGNGVDNDAKQGNQNHQRNYSHSGINMKGRDHEDPQTKANMKEMAARALWHLAKGNSPICRSITESRALLCFSVLLEKGTEAVQYNSAMAVMEITSVAEKDAELRKSAFKPNSPACKAVVDQVVKIIEKADSDLLIPCIKTIGNLARTFKATETRMIGPLVKLLDEREAEVSREASIALTKFACTENYLHVDHSKAIISAGGAKHLIQLVYFGEEMVKIPALVLLSYTAMHVPDSEELAQAEVLGVIDWASKQSSIANDPAIEALLLESKSRLELYQSRGPRGFHKLHLHLHQ; translated from the coding sequence ATGGGTGATATAGTGAAACAAATATTGGCGAAGCCGATCCAGCTGGCGGACCAAGTAACCAAAGCCGCCGACGAAGCCAGCTCCTTCAAGCAGGAATGCGGCGAGCTGAAGGCGAAGACGGAGAAGCTGGCGGCGCTGCTGCGTCAGGCGGCTCGTGCGAGTTCCGATCTCTACGAGCGTCCCACGCGCCGCATCATCGACGAAACAGAACACGTCCTCGACAAGGCCCTCGCCTTGGCCCTCAAGTGCCGCGGCAACGCCCTCATGAAGCGCGTCTTCACCCTCAACCCCGGCGCCGCGTTCCGCAAGGTCTCCTTGCTCCTCGAGAACTCCATCGGCGACGTCTCCTGGCTCCTCCGGGTCTCCGCCGGAGACGGCGGCGGAGACTACATCGGCGGGCTCCCTCCGATAGCGACGAACGAGCCGATCCTCTGCTTCATCTGGGAGCAGATCGCCGTCCTCCACACGGGTACCTTGGAGGACCGCTCCGACGCCGCCGCGCAGCTGGTCTCCCTGGCCAGCAACAGCGACCGCTACGGGAAGCTCATAATCGAAGAAGGCGGGGTGGGCCCACTCCTGAAGCTTCTGAAGGAAGGAAAAGCCGAAGGGCAGGAACACGCGGCACGTGCCATCGGGCTTCTGGGGCGTGATCCCGAGAGCGTTGATAACATGATTCACGTGGGCGCGTGTTCCGTGTTCGCGAAGATCCTGAAAGAAAGTCCTATGAAAGTGCAAGCTGTCGTGGCCTGGGCTGTGTCGGAACTCGCTGCCAATTACCCTAAGTGTCAGGACCTTTTCGCCCAGCACAACATCATAAGGTTACTCGTCGGTCACCTTGCTTTCGAAACCGTCGAGGAACACAGTAAGTACACTATTGTCAGCACCAAACCCACTTCCATCCACGCCGTCGTCATCGCCAACAACAACGTCAAGAAGGAAGATCATTTTCACGACAATGAAAAGAAAGCACGAATGCCTCATCCCTTGGGTGATAATAGACCACGAAATCTACATAGAGTAATCACAAGTACAATCGCAATGCACGCTGCCACCAAGCAAGGAAACGAACCAAATCATAATCATCAGACCAATGGCAATGGAGTTGATAATGATGCCAAGCAAGGGAATCAGAATCACCAGCGAAACTATTCACATTCGGGGATAAACATGAAAGGAAGGGATCATGAGGATCCTCAGACTAAGGCTAACATGAAGGAAATGGCAGCGAGAGCTCTCTGGCATTTAGCCAAAGGTAACTCGCCAATTTGTCGTAGCATTACTGAATCAAGAGCCCTGTTGTGTTTTTCTGTTCTTCTTGAAAAAGGAACAGAGGCTGTGCAGTACAATTCAGCTATGGCGGTGATGGAGATTACATCAGTGGCAGAGAAAGATGCCGAATTAAGAAAATCCGCGTTCAAACCCAACTCTCCTGCTTGTAAAGCCGTTGTTGATCAAGTTGTTAAGATAATTGAAAAAGCGGATTCGGATCTTTTGATTCCGTGCATCAAGACGATTGGGAATCTGGCGAGGACCTTCAAGGCGACGGAGACGAGGATGATAGGGCCATTGGTGAAGCTTCTCGACGAAAGGGAAGCGGAGGTGTCAAGGGAAGCATCTATTGCGCTAACGAAATTCGCGTGCACGGAGAACTACCTTCACGTGGATCATTCCAAGGCCATTATAAGTGCCGGTGGAGCGAAGCACTTGATTCAGCTAGTGTATTTTGGAGAAGAGATGGTTAAGATTCCTGCGCTGGTTTTGCTCTCATACACTGCAATGCACGTGCCGGATAGCGAGGAACTTGCTCAGGCTGAGGTGCTGGGAGTCATTGATTGGGCATCCAAGCAATCTTCCATTGCCAACGACCCAGCAATCGAGGCGTTGTTGTTGGAGTCCAAGAGCAGGTTGGAGCTTTACCAGTCTAGAGGTCCAAGAGGATTCCATAAATTGCATTTGCATTTGCATCAATAG